The following proteins are encoded in a genomic region of Montipora foliosa isolate CH-2021 chromosome 8, ASM3666993v2, whole genome shotgun sequence:
- the LOC138012474 gene encoding serine-rich adhesin for platelets-like has protein sequence MDGRSTSPEIDVVGDGNKTRQLLQRSKRFSGVSSGNSTSLRAPNKNGANLLVANTKVRGKKNAEVVNLRVRNMGIIKVKKEPESDEDCKSLFAISSLLDECDFEKTSQRNNISNSPTLSGPGRSNVTATTRSLGPSQGRPRQSLENVISSLKSAKEMNYDRTSASPPLPMPPKRIRPVAQTVPKVSDSLSGDGPHIIDVRSLASVVGPSTSKASVPVTLQQPTVPSLSSIVVQPASSAASGPKPLNIRFVLPANVPFSTDQFQKVLQATLASISTQSVAVEPEQLHKAIQAALTCVTKSTVAFNPDQLKQAILSSLTSPAGSTTISQLVQTPVLPSATSRAHLPKSLNRPQAIAPKPPSPHKVPMRMQVDSLYTQDNRPISGRSSQRQFSLSAAGSSPVVATTKTRASDGGLVVNGNSNNSSSSSDSACASNLKEARDKLVKALQQNRVLNVPSLSSTATAATATTAISASSPVQDQDANIDCFDHDSDFSLSTPAPNLPAVAETPVSSIVQESTICNAPSAQATQPESNPPAGKDVVSSSFALLPETQKGSKQSTKGSAGSPSGSVLQAGHCTPSVTPAVSGPQVKEGSKSSLPAEPQIYVSTQPVQETLNPESGSNINLLIAVPNLKVTDSPVSSSTSQRALAPQSPNPADASKINMQISDPNDKATNSRLSSSRLKKASAPQKELPPTGCGCCSKCKSAPESKLYICHHKGCGNEYNKEQGLQRHYHYNPHHKPRLPLERASQSVDHFLPADLLEAHRSARLRELLKRLGPEEIKDLVLPRVAKSISLFELLEVKSTRSQVIRGIPDISAFKMFSEFERFRKEVENRLLALILLPQGKGRGRAAAYGDAEAATATKAENIGVRKKAEESVSPTVVLSDVENESLASNTRKIPCSSNAGTQEKNMKSVTIDLEKEESSAAPGTSSGMVVSTSVEKCLNVEGSSSSADVKVVEKSVDKGLEETPMDSTEQPVKESKQAASTTQSHEGEKAEVVCSTTKPHLPMVVEPESANSSSTPGAKDSVSVETTDLRKEEISEASLATARNVSGDVTMIDADKLENSSSDCIIVDKKLTCDDGKSHAKESTLDMEENSRDKKTDTDSPEKCNVPENNENNKSLPVHENEGRVKEDTLQNNSEKGPAVVMQESKVDDRSPTVLVEENKEKTDVGKESSLDKGENQGSETVKVAEDRSKKSSAGGSEQNCMQLGENGEIEGEKSKGSEENKEKTDVGKENSLDKGENKGSETVKVAEDRSKNSSASGSEQNVMQLGEDGKAEGEKSKGSEENKEKTDVGKENSLDKVENKGSETVKVAEDRSKKSSASGSDQNAMQLGEDGEIEGEKGKGSEENKEKTYVGKENSLDKVENKGSETVKVAEDRSKKSSASGSEQNAMQLAEDGKIEGEKSKGSDRKHVEETLDISLDPEVVSMTVDDITVEEKETQTDLSDLKQKLSKMLAEITFEDEEDMNEENLLKFGLPFAIKWGKIIKSVRHLEAKKIARKENYCELDMKQFIYDKPKEAASAVISGNCHAHPSFFRAYVMPALLDKHIDDFGLFGKKLLSRLFLSQKKYVDILRSSIGPEFTKVMGINIFPTFKRINDTWKAVKVMTPEEKVKRNLVLELYPKDELEVPDEEDGSSTASTGSSQQANPAVRGVTTAQNSATRAVTSCAPNATGRGNDQLKRPGQDDIQPGDACKKAKLDKSDSNEADQSQATTSTGVCHSNANKGHTAQTPNNSEKDTTNNKDKLDKSSTSQANQLEPTEKKNETPSGGKSTSEDKSNESTSSISQAKPSTSVENTASKPPSTTNSTSLIPTKAMIYTSSEKGGTSSLPFSTAKGSPLYLVPVEKLSPKLVEQFINQGKSDGIKTRSARTPKKGKQAKPGSQVLVLIPSSTPNGSPTIHTLTSEEQLKADGDKKPMLLLPADKVPKSMASQAPTVRKKMMITVVAPSSKSGTSAAAQNVTTTCTSTSSAGSSQDQLVRGSITRAVESNAKSNTPISKSPVTSEGLADSVGTSPSSSVPVVQHSATLNTPMEVDEAGKPTDGSSHEAADVGKVDSTSSKERKSPEETASTSKTMTSSLSDASEPVAPSEKSQSNSTSVKAGVVGKQGSSGELDFLPSLLPSDLTLDNLLKDIAGESPATASDELVPFDVSEIIQSIENMPNEPTSSSETADLPTDTVAAASERVTSEKTGRDSELSDDVDKEPSHRSKRQSQRRLPTSPLSTTVKSSAEAVPQNTSGESRENSDTEDGSPPQKRRRTPTRAAAKSSRFVSDKELRGKSPQGSPTTAKTRKQ, from the exons ATGGATGGACGTTCAACCTCACCAGAGATTGACGTGGTCGGCGATGGAAATAAAACACGCCAACTTCTTCAAAGAAGCAAAAGATTTTCGGGCGTATCATCAGGGAATTCGACAAGTTTGCGTGCACCGAATAAGAATGGCGCGAACCTCTTGGTGGCAAATACCAAAGTTAGAGGGAAGAAAAATGCAGAGGTCGTCAATCTCAGAGTTCGAAACATGGGAATAATCAAGGTGAAGAAAGAGCCTGAATCAGACGAGGATTGCAAAAGCTTATTTGCCATCAGTTCCTTGCTTGATGAGTGCGATTTCGAGAAGACATCGCAGAGGAATAACATATCGAATTCACCAACATTGTCAGGGCCAGGGAGATCGAACGTGACGGCTACGACGAGATCCCTGGGTCCCTCGCAAGGGCGACCGAGGCAGAGCCTGGAaaatgtgatcagctctttGAAATCTGCAAAAGAAATGAATTACGACAGGACATCAGCTTCTCCTCCTCTCCCAATGCCACCTAAAAGAATACGTCCTGTGGCACAAACAGTCCCAAAGGTCAGTGATTCATTAAGTGGTGATGGGCCTCACATTATTGATGTGCGATCCTTGGCATCAGTTGTGGGACCATCAACTAGTAAAGCATCTGTTCCAGTGACATTGCAACAGCCAACTGTCCCCAGCTTATCTTCCATTGTAGTACAGCCAGCTTCCTCAGCAGCTTCTGGTCCAAAGCCCTTAAACATTCGATTTGTTTTGCCTGCCAATGTTCCGTTTAGCACGGATCAGTTTCAGAAAGTTCTTCAGGCCACTTTAGCCTCAATAAGCACTCAGTCAGTGGCTGTAGAACCAGAGCAACTACACAAAGCAATCCAAGCAGCATTAACTTGTGTCACCAAGTCAACAGTTGCTTTTAACCCAGACCAACTTAAACAGGCCATATTGAGTTCTTTGACTTCACCGGCTGGGTCTACGACCATTTCCCAATTGGTACAAACACCTGTTCTTCCATCTGCAACATCAAGAGCTCATTTGCCAAAGAGTTTGAATCGCCCTCAAGCTATAGCACCAAAGCCACCTTCACCTCATAAAGTGCCAATGCGCATGCAGGTTGACTCCCTCTACACACAGGACAATAGACCCATCTCAGGCAGGAGTAGTCAACGTCAATTTTCTCTCTCAGCTGCAGGAAGTTCTCCTGTGGTTGCAACAACCAAAACAAGAGCATCTGATGGTGGTTTAGTTGTGAATGGTAACAGCAACAATTCTTCATCTTCTAGTGACAGTGCTTGTGCATCCAATTTGAAGGAGGCGAGAGATAAACTGGTCAAGGCTCTCCAGCAGAATCGTGTTCTTAATGTCCCTAGTTTATCAAGCACCGCTACAGCAGCAACAGCAACCACAGCAATTTCAGCTTCTAGTCCAGTCCAAGATCAGGATGCAAATATTGATTGCTTTGACCATGATTCTGATTTCAGTTTGTCCACACCAGCACCTAATTTGCCTGCAGTGGCAGAAACACCTGTCTCCAGTATTGTACAGGAGAGTACAATCTGTAATGCACCATCAGCTCAAGCCACTCAGCCAGAATCTAATCCACCAGCTGGAAAAGATGTTGTTTCATCTTcctttgcactgttgcccgagACCCAAAAAG GATCTAAGCAAAGCACAAAAGGAAGTGCAGGCTCCCCATCAGGAAGTGTCTTGCAAGCAGGTCATTGTACTCCTTCAGTCACTCCTGCAGTTTCTGGCCCTCAGGTGAAAGAAGGTAGTAAATCATCCTTGCCAGCTGAACCTCAAATCTATGTGTCCACTCAGCCAGTACAAGAAACCTTGAACCCAGAAAGTGGTTCAAATATAAATCTTCTGATTGCCGTACCCAATCTCAAAGTAACAGATTCACCTGTTAGTTCTTCCACGTCCCAAAGGGCTTTAGCACCACAAAGCCCAAACCCTGCAGATGCCTCAAAGATAAATATGCAGATCTCGGATCCAAATGACAAGGCAACCAACTCGCGTTTGAGTTCATCTAGGCTCAAAAAAGCTTCAGCACCTCAAAAAGAGCTGCCTCCTACTGGGTGTGGATGTTGTTCAAAGTGCAAAAGTGCTCCTGAGTCAAAGTTATACATTTGCCATCATAAAGGGTGTGGCAATGAATACAACAAAGAACAAGGACTTCAAAGACACTATCACTATAATCCTCATCACAAGCCTCGACTTCCTCTTGAGAGGGCTTCACAATCAGTCGACCATTTTTTACCAGCGGATCTCTTGGAGGCGCATCGCAGCGCACGTTTACGTGAACTTTTAAAACGCCTTGGTCCTGAAGAGATCAAAGACCTTGTTTTGCCGCGTGTGGCGAAAAGTATATCTCTTTTTGAGTTGCTTGAAGTTAAATCCACGCGTTCTCAGGTTATCCGAGGAATTCCTGACATTTCCGCTTTCAAAATGTTCAGTGAGTTTGAGCGGTTCAGGAAAGAGGTGGAGAATAGGTTGTTGGCATTGATATTGTTGCCTCAAGGGAAGGGGAGAGGCCGGGCTGCCGCATATGGGGATGCCGAGGCAGCAACGGCTACGAAAGCAGAGAATATAGGAGTTAGGAAAAAAGCAGAAGAGTCAGTATCACCCACTGTTGTCTTAAGTGATGTGGAAAATGAAAGCCTTGCCAGTAATACAAGAAAAATTCCCTGCTCTAGCAATGCAGGAACACAAgagaaaaacatgaaaagtgTAACCATTGACTTAGAGAAAGAAGAGAGCTCTGCTGCACCTGGAACCTCTTCAGGGATGGTTGTAAGCACTTCTGTTGAGAAGTGCTTGAATGTGGAAGGCTCCTCAAGCTCGGCTGATGTGAAAGTAGTTGAAAAGAGTGTGGATAAAGGTCTGGAAGAAACCCCTATGGATTCTACCGAACAACCTGTAAAGGAGTCAAAGCAAGCTGCTTCAACGACACAGTCGCATGAGGGAGAAAAAGCAGAAGTTGTTTGTTCGACAACCAAACCACATCTGCCTATGGTAGTTGAACCAGAATCTGCAAACAGTTCTAGTACCCCTGGGGCTAAGGATTCTGTTTCAGTAGAAACTACTGACCTACGTAAGGAAGAGATTAGTGAAGCCTCCCTTGCAACTGCAAGGAATGTGTCAGGTGATGTAACAATGATCGATGCTGACAAACTAGAAAATTCTAGTAGTGATTGTATTATAGTTGATAAAAAACTGACTTGTGATGATGGGAAGTCACATGCAAAAGAATCAACTCTTGACATGGAAGAAAACAGCAGAGATAAGAAAACTGACACTGACAGTCCAGAAAAATGCAATGTTCCAGAAAACAATGAGAACAATAAATCTTTGCCAGTCCATGAAAATGAGGGAAGGGTGAAGGAGGACACTTTGCAGAATAATAGTGAAAAGGGGCCAGCAGTTGTTATGCAAGAAAGCAAGGTTGATGATAGATCTCCAACTGTTCTTgttgaagaaaacaaagaaaagactgATGTAGGTAAGGAAAGTTCTTTGGATAAAGGAGAGAATCAAGGGTCTGAAACTGTTAAGGTTGCTGAGGACAGAAGCAAGAAGAGCAGTGCTGGTGGTAGCGAACAAAATTGCATGCAGTTAGGTGAAAATGGAGAGATAGAAGGTGAAAAGAGCAAAGGaagtgaagaaaacaaagaaaagactgATGTGGGTAAGGAAAATTCTTTGGATAAAGGAGAGAATAAAGGGTCCGAAACTGTTAAGGTTGCTGAGGACAGAAGCAAGAACAGCAGTGCTAGTGGTAGCGAACAAAATGTCATGCAGTTAGGTGAAGATGGAAAGGCAGAAGGTGAAAAAAGCAAAGGaagtgaagaaaacaaagaaaagactgATGTGGGTAAGGAAAATTCTTTGGATAAAGTAGAGAATAAAGGGTCCGAAACTGTGAAGGTTGCTGAGGACAGAAGCAAGAAGAGCAGTGCTAGTGGTAGCGACCAAAATGCCATGCAGTTAGGTGAAGATGGAGAGATAGAAGGTGAAAAGGGCAAAGGaagtgaagaaaacaaagaaaagacttATGTGGGTAAGGAAAATTCTTTGGATAAAGTAGAGAATAAAGGGTCTGAAACTGTTAAGGTTGCTGAGGACAGAAGCAAGAAGAGCAGTGCTAGTGGTAGCGAGCAAAATGCAATGCAGTTAGCTGAAGATGGAAAAATAGAAGGTGAAAAAAGTAAAGGAAGTGACAGGAAGCATGTTGAAGAAACGTTGGATATATCCTTGGATCCTGAAGTGGTTTCTATGACTGTTGATGACATCACGGTGGAAGAAAAGGAAACTCAAACAGATTTATCTGATCTGAAGCAGAAGCTATCCAAAATGCTGGCGGAAATCACATTTGAGGATGAAGAAGACATGAACGAAGAAAACCTTTTGAAGTTTGGTCTCCCATTTGCAATAAAATGGGGCAAGATTATAAAAAGTGTGCGTCACCTTGAGGCCAAGAAAATAGCTCGAAAGGAAAATTACTGCGAATTAGACATGAAACAGTTTATTTACGATAAGCCCAAAGAGGCAGCTAGTGCAGTCATCTCCGGAAACTGTCATGCCCACCCAAGCTTTTTCAGAGCTTATGTCATGCCGGCCTTGTTAGACAAGCACATTGACGACTTTGGCCTTTTCGGAAAGAAACTGCTCAGTAGGCTCTTCCTGTCACAGAAGAAATATGTGGACATTCTCAGATCAAGTATCGGCCCTGAATTCACAAAAGTTATGGGAATTAACATTTTCCCAACATTTAAACGAATAAACGATACATGGAAAGCAGTCAAAGTGATGACACCTGAAGAAAAAGTGAAAAGAAACTTAGTTTTGGAACTTTATCCCAAGGACGAACTTGAAGTCCCAGATGAAGAGGATGGCTCATCCACAGCCAGTACTGGAAGTAGCCAACAGGCTAATCCTGCTGTAAGAGGTGTCACTACAGCTCAGAATTCTGCCACCAGGGCTGTTACTAGTTGTGCACCAAATGCCACAGGCAGAGGAAATGACCAGTTGAAAAGACCAGGCCAGGACGACATTCAGCCGGGTGATGCCTGTAAGAAGGCAAAACTTGATAAATCAG ACTCGAATGAGGCAGACCAATCACAGGCAACTACTTCAACAGGAGTATGTCACTCCAACGCTAATAAAGGTCATACAGCTCAGACTCCAAACAACTCAGAAAAGGATACCACAAATAACAAGGACAAGCTAGATAAAAGTAGCACAAGCCAGGCAAATCAGCTGGAGCccacagaaaagaaaaatgaaacacCTTCAGGTGGGAAATCAACATCTGAAG ACAAGTCAAATGAATCTACATCCTCGATATCACAAGCTAAGCCAAGCACCAGTGTAGAGAATACAGCCTCAAAACCACCAAGCACCACAAATTCTACCTCGCTCATTCCAACAAAGGCAATGATCTACACAAGCAGCGAAAAAGGAGGAACTTCCTCTCTGCCTTTTTCCACTGCAAAGGGTTCACCCTTATACTTAGTCCCTGTAGAAAAGCTCTCCCCAAAGCTTGTGGAGCAGTTCATCAATCAAGGAAAAAGTGATGGCATTAAAACACGGAGTGCTCGGACGCCAAAGAAAGGGAAACAGGCAAAGCCTGGCTCACAAGTGTTGGTGCTAATTCCTTCATCAACACCAAATGGAAGTCCAACAATACACACACTGACGTCTGAAGAGCAACTGAAGGCCGATGGAGATAAGAAACCAATGCTTCTGCTTCCAGCCGACAAGGTACCTAAATCCATGGCGAGTCAAGCTCCTACTGTCCGCAAGAAGATGATGATAACGGTGGTTGCACCATCAAGCAAAAGTGGAACATCAGCAGCAGCTCAGAATgtaacaactacatgtacaagtacttCTTCAGCAG GAAGCTCTCAAGACCAACTTGTGAGAGGATCGATCACACGTGCTGTAGAGAGCAATGCCAAAAGTAATACACCAATTTCCAAATCACCTGTCACATCTGAAGGCCTGGCCGATTCCGTGGGAACCAGCCCATCGAGTTCAGTGCCAGTAGTGCAGCACTCGGCAACTCTGAATACGCCCATGGAAGTCGATGAGGCTGGAAAGCCTACAGATGGATCAAGCCATGAGGCAGCCGATGTTGGTAAAGTGGATTCGACATCAtctaaagaaagaaaatccCCTGAGGAAACTGCATCAACGTCCAAAACAATGACATCATCTTTGTCAGACGCAAGTGAACCCGTTGCTCCGAGTGAAAAATCACAAAGCAATTCCACATCTGTAAAAGCGGGTGTCGTCGGCAAGCAAGGCAGCAGTGGCGAGCTGGATTTCTTGCCCAGCTTGTTGCCTAGTGACTTGACGCTGGATAATCTGCTTAAAGACATTGCAGGGGAATCCCCAGCTACGGCCAGTGATGAATTGGTGCCTTTTGATGTATCGGAAATCATTCAGAGCATCGAGAACATGCCAAATGAGCCCACTTCCAGTAGTGAAACCGCTGACTTGCCCACTGACACCGTCGCTGCAGCTTCGGAGAGAGTGACCTCTGAGAAGACAGGAAGGGACAGTGAACTGAGTGATGATGTTGATAAAGAGCCCAGCCACCGCTCCAAACGGCAGTCCCAAAGGAGATTACCCACCAGCCCTTTGTCAACAACTGTGAAATCATCGGCGGAAGCTGTACCACAAAACACATCAG GTGAATCACGAGAAAACTCGGATACTGAAGATGGTAGTCCCCCACAGAAGCGGCGCAGAACACCAACAAGAGCCGCGGCCAAGTCCTCTCGATTTGTCAGTGATAAAGAGCTACGCGGGAAAAGTCCACAAGGATCTCCTACCACCGCTAAAACCAGAAAGCAGTGA